A window of Macrococcus sp. 19Msa1099 genomic DNA:
GACGTTTCAGTAATGCATCGTACAGTTTAATGTGCTTAAACGGCTGTTCGATATATGATATGTCGTATTGTGATAGTGTATTAAGTAATTCGAAGTGATCTTCCTGTAACAGTCCGTTCGCATCGATTACAATCGGTATATTGCTGGACTCACGTATCGTTTGCACCTGTTCGGCAATATTATGATGCATCTTTAGTTTTATGCGCTTTGAATCATGATTAAATGAAGAAACCCCTTGATGCAGTGTCTCACCGATTGGTACAGTAACACTCTTTAACGGATTGAAATATTGATAGGCAATGACATCAAATGCACTGCTTGCGTTCGGGGCATCCACTTTTAAGTAAGGCTGCAATGCTTCGATCGAGGGTATATCAATATGCTTTATGCTATTAAAGATATCTCTACAGTTATCAATCGATGTTGCAATCGTCTCGTAATGATACCATGGTGTCTCAAAGCTGTTTACTTCAGCAAAATATTCCACACCGTCGATAACAATGCCTACTACAAGCACTTTACGTTCATTCATCTGAACGAGATTTGTCTTAATCGGTACTTTGAATGGTGCTTCATATGTATATAAATTAAGCTCAGTACATTCCATCAAACCATTCCTTCACTTTATGACGTGATACTTTACCGTTTGATGTGCGTATGAGTGAATCTGTTCTGATAAATTGTTTCGGATGTTTATATTTCGCAAGACGGTCACATAGGACATTTATAATCTTCTCATCCAGATCGTCATCCGCTTCATATACACAGACCGGTACTTGTCCCCACTGTGCATCACTTTTTGGGATAACAGCTATTGCATGAATTTCTGTATTGTTTAATATGACTTGCTCTATCTCACTCGGGTATATATTCTCCCCACCTGATATAATCAGATCTTTCCTGCGGTCTAATATATATAAGTAGTCGTCCTGAATATAGCCAATATCACCTGTCATAAAGAATCCGTCACGAAAGGCGTGAACGTTTGCTTGTTCAGGATATAAATAACCGTGCATCACATGCTCACCACGCACGCCAATTTCACCGATGCCATCTACACAGTCAAACAGTTTAAAGTTATCATTGATGCGTCCGACACTATTACGGGCTTGTGCGATATCATCAGGCGTTGCTGTGATCATTTGAGAGCATGTTTCAGTCATTCCAAACGACGTATAGATTGGAAGATTGCGTTTAAGCGATTGTGTTAATATACGTTCATCCAGTTTCGCGCCCCCTACCAGAATTCCTTGTAAATAGGATGGCTCAAGGCCATGATGTAATAATCGTTCAAGTGTCTGAGGGACGAGCGATAGATGAGTCACCTTATATGTATTCAGATCGTCTATGATCTGAGCCTCATGAAATCCATCATGCAGTACGACCGTACAATGATCCATTACCGCGCGCAGCAATATGCTGAGCCCACTAATATGGAAGAGTGGCAGTGTATCAAGCCATACGGACTGACTAGAATACGTAAACGTCTGCTTGCATAGTGCAGCACTTGCCTCGTGGTTACCGTAAGTTTGAGGCACTGCTTTTTGTACCCCTGTCGTACCGGACGTGAACATAATCGATAATATATCATCTTTATTATTCTGAACTGGTGTATAAGTCGTATGTGCACGCAGCGCATCGTTTACAAAAGTATTCGTATTTATAGCGTCTATATTCATTTCTTTAGTCGTAAACAACGTATCGACTTGCACCGACTTCATTTGTCGCACAACTTCAGCTGCAGTCAGATGTTTGTTGATCATCACAATTTCAGTCCCGGCAAGCATCGCACCGTGAATCATATAGACATTAACCAGTGTATTCTCTGCAATTAACGCGATACGGTTATAATGATGTAGCGCATGTGCAACTTTCAGTGCATGTCTATATAACATTGCATATGTAATTGTATCGTCGTTATAGATTATCGCTGTCTTATGCGGCACTTTAGTCGCACTATCCTTTAGCCACTCCATGACCATCATCCTTTTGTATAAAGATTAAAATATAAACTTGCAATCCAATAAACGGTGGAACAAATGTTGCCCCATGCGGCAAAACCCGGATAACGCAGAAAACAAAAAGCATTTTCTTAGCATTATCCGGGTTTTGCTTCGGGTCAGAACACATTAGTTCCAACCTCTCTTTATGGGAATTTCGGGAACTGATCGAAGTTTGGCTCGCGTTTTTCTTTGAATGCGTCACGGCCTTCTTTCGCTTCATCACTTGTGTAGTAAAGTAATGTCGCATCTCCTGCGAACTGCTGAAGTCCAGCTAATCCGTCAGTATCCGCGTTCATCGCTGCTTTTAAGAAGCGTAATGCTGTTGGTGAGTGCTGTAAGATTTCTTTACACCATTTCACTGTTTCATCTTCTACTTCAGCTAATGGTACAACTGTATTCACAAGTCCCATATCTAGTGCTTCTTGCGCATCATATTGACGGCATAAGTACCAGATTTCACGTGCTTTCTTATGTCCGACAATACGTGCTAAGTAACCTGAACCGTATCCTGCATCAAATGATCCTACTTTCGGTCCAGTTTGTCCGAAGCGTGCATTATCTGCTGCAATTGTTAAGTCACAAACGATGTGTAATACGTGTCCACCACCAATTGCATAGCCACGTACCATCGCAATAACTGGTTTAGGAATAACTCGGATTAAACGTTGAAGATCTAAAACGTTTAGACGTGGAATGTTGTCGTCTCCTACGTATCCGCCGTGTCCGCGTACTTTCTGGTCTCCACCTGAACAGAATGCCATATCGCCTTCACCTGTTAAGATGATAGCACCAATTCTTTGGTCGTCACGTGCACGTGAGAATGCATCGATCATTTCCATTACTGTGTTCGGTGTAAATGCATTACGTACATGAGGACGGTTAATTGTAATCTTACCGATTCCTTCGAAATATTCGTATTTAATTTCGTTATATTCTTTAATTGTTTCCCAAACTCTAGTCATGATTTTCCTCCTTGATAAACGATACTATTATTGTATCAAATATTTGTGAATTCTCCACATGAATTGTATGACCTGCGTCAATTATTGTATGTGTGCTGTTTGGCAGCATTGTATGCATGCGCTTTGCGATAGTGCAGAACTTCGTGTCAAGACTACCGGTCAGTAATAGTACGGGTTGTTTAAGCTCAGGTAAATGTGGCCAGAGATTTGGCTGCTTCCCTGTTCCGTAATCTATCAGTGCTTTCGCGACAGCTAATGGTTCATGATTGAGTCGTGTATTGCGCTGTCTTACTTCAGCAACGTGTGATAATGGATGGTATGTCTTGAACAGCGGTAACTGTTCCCAGCGTTTAACGAAAGCTGCGTAATCCGTTATCATTGATGCTGACTGCTGTAAGTCTTGTTTAATGCGCGCTATTTGTGCGTCTGTTGTTTCCAGTCCTGGTGTCGATGATTCTAATATGAGCTTATGAATATAGTCTCTATAATGGATGGCTGTATACAGTGCAATGCGTCCACCCATCGAGTAACCATATAAGTAGACGTTGCTATAGTGAAACTGCGCGATAGTTTCAATGAGCGCCTGACTGATATATGGAAAGTCCCACGTTGCTTTAAAGTCACTTCCTTCTCCATGCCCTGGACATTCAACCAGTATGATATCAACATGTTCTTCAAGCTTGTCAATGTAAGGTTCAAAGGTATGTACATTACCGAGAAACCCATGAATCATGACAAGGACATCGGAGTGGTTATGCGTAATGCGTTTATAATTCAGCATTGAGCTTTTCCTTTAAGGTATGCTGCAGCTGTCTATGTGCATTTAAGTTCTCTTCTCGGTCGGTAATGACTTCGATAATATTTGCCCCGCTTTTTGGCAGTGTAATGTTATCGAACACATTATATTTATAGTAGTTAAATTCATAGAGTGCCGCTGCATGTTTAAAGTCGATGTCGAGCGGTGTACCAAACAATCGCTCGAAATACGTGCCGTCCTCTTTTTGTGGCAAGTAGCTGAAGATGCCACCACCATTATTATTGAACACGACGATATTAATATTGATGCCTTCAAGCTTCTTCATAATGAGGCCGTTTAGATCATGGTAGAACGATATATCACCGATAATGAGCGTGACCTTTTTGTGAACTGCCATCCCCATCGCCGTACTGACAACACCATCAATACCGTTCGCACCGCGATTACAGAAGGGTTTGCCGTTAAACTGGGTAAAGAATGTATCACAGTCACGTATCGGCATACTGTTGCCGAGAAAGAGCACTTCATTGTCTTCTATCTGACTGAAGATATGATAGATGGCACGACCTTCGTCCGTCACAACCTGGGTATGCTGATGAATCTGATTGGTAATGAAGTCATTCAGCGTCTGCCAGTATTTAAGCCATTCTCGGTTATCAACAGGCTGCTCCTCTGCCAGCTGTCTGAAGAAATCATTAGCAGTCATCTCAATAAAGAGATCCGGCACTTTCGGGAAAGTATCCGGTGTCGTGCGTGATTGCACCAGTACTTGCGGGACATCAAGCGCTGCCAGCCACTGATTGATCGGCTTTGATACGACAGCGTGCCCCACACGAATGACGTAGCCTGGCTGAACATTGGCCAATGCTTTAAACGCGCTATCACCGGTTGTTATTACGTTCGGATGTCGTGTATCACGCAGTTGACTAAGCGGATCTGCAATTATCGGAATATGATGTATCGTCGAGAAGATAAGCAGCTGCGTCAAATCTTCCTGCTGTGCATCTCCTGCGATAATTAATCCATTACCTAACGAAAGTACTGGACGCATGAGGTGTACATTAAAGGACTTTTGGTAGAGCACTTCTGGGACAGGCATATAGCTGAGCAGATGCTTCTGTTTTATGTCTGGCAGCAGTGGCTCTCTAAAAGGTATATTAAAATGCACAGGCCCACGCATCGGCCCTTTGAAATGTGCACTTGCCTGCTGCATCACGTGTTCGATGAAGTTTACAGTGCCTGTCGTATCATCTGCGATTGGAAAGTCACGTTCATACATGATGAAGTTCTGGAACATTCCGACTTGATTGATTGCTTGTGGTGCACCGACATTGCGCAGTTCATGCGGACGATCGCTCGTCAGCACAACAAGCGGCAGATGACTGATAAACGCTTCTGTAACTGCCGGTACGTAGTTGCTTGCAGCAGTACCAGAAGTGCATAATATCGCAACAGGCTTATTTGTTGCCTTAATCAGCCCAAGAGCAAAGAAAGCGGCACTACGTTCATCCGGATGAATATAGGTCGTCATTTGCTCATGCAGTTCACAGGCGATGGCTAATGGTGTCGAACGCGATCCCGGTGAAATCACAACCTCTTCAATCCCGTAATCACGCATACGTTTAACTAAATGAAATACTTGTTGCGTCAATGCATCATTCATGATGTGGCACTCCTAACATTTGTAACATCGGTTTAAATTTAATCTCTGTCTCATACACTTCACTCTCAACTTCACTATCTTCAACAATCCCACATCCAGCAAACAGTATCGCACGATTGTCCTCAATAACCATCGAACGAATCGCAACGATAAACTCACCGTCACCTTGAGCATCCACATAGCCGACTGGTGCACCATATAGACCGCGGTGCTCTCCTGCTTTTTCTAGAAATGCCATCGCCTCAATTTTCGGATAACCGCCTAGCGCAGGTGTCGGATGCAGTGCACGTGTGACACGTAGCGTACTGCCGTTATTCAGCTTTGCTTTGATCGGAGTATAAAGATGATAGAGAAATTGATTCTCGAGAATTTCAGGATAATCTTTCATGATAATATTCTGACTAAAAGGCGCTAAGTCCTGCTCAATACTTTGTACGACGATACGATGTTCATGAAGATTCTTCTCATCGCTCTGAAGTAAATCTTTAGCATCACTTACTGTCTTCGGCATCGTTCCAGCGATTGCATTCGTATAGATGACACCGTCCTTAACTGCGACGAGCTGCTCTGGCGTCTTAGAGATAAATGTCTTACTCCCTGACTCCATCACCATCGTATAGCTCAGCTCGTGATTACGTGACGCTGCATCAATTAACGTCTCAACTTCAATCGGTGACGTCATCGTCAGTTGTCGCTTACGGGATAGCACTACTTTATCGAATGCACTTTGCTGCATCTTTTGAATCGCCTCTATCGCATTCAATCGGAATTTGTCTAATTCCACATCTTCACTGTGAACAAGCGCATTGTGCTGAATATCCACTGAAGGGAGCGACATGAGATCACTGCATATGCGCTCACGGTCAAGTGCAGGGTCCGTAAAGATGATCCATGACGCCGCTTCTTCTATGATAATCTGTATCTTCGGGATTACGAAATGGCTTTTAGAGAACGTATCGAAGTGCGGACTCTCTGCTTCATCGAAATAAAATCCTCCGAACAGCTTCAAATGCAGTTTGGAATCCCCGTGAAGCTGCGCATCCGCGGTTTGTTTATGAAACGCCGCTTCTACACCTACTGGATCAATCGTACTGCGGGCAATCAATGACTGAACCCCGATACCGATAATCTTTAATGATTTCTCTTTATTAATATATAGATATCTTTCCCCTTTATATTCGGCAAAGTGACGGAAGATTGCAGCTTCGTGAGTCACACCTTCATAAGGGTATTGATATATCGCCTTCAAAGTTAGATCTACTGGCACAAAAAAACACTTCTTTCTAAACGAAATAATATAATTCCTATTTTACCATTATTCTATAGACTTATGACAATTTATATACTTATTGACTGAAACGTATTTTATGCATAAAATTTAATCATCACATAATAAATGAGGTATATAAAATGTCGGAACATCTTCAAACCCATAGCGGGCTAAAAAAGTACTATCACCTTATGCGTCCACACACGTTAACTGCAAGCTTCGTTCCTGTATTAGTGGGGACGGCCTGTGCCAGATATTTTACAGAAATACGCATGGATATGCTGATATTGATGCTCATCGCATGTCTCTTAATTCAGGCAGCAACAAATATGTTCAATGAATACTTTGATTATAAACGTGGTTTAGATGATCATACATCGGTCGGTATCGGAGGCGCGATTGTACGTAACGGAATGTCTCCGAAATCGGTCTACAATCTCGCAGTAGCATTCTATATTATTGCAGCAATCATCGGTATCTACATCTGTGCAAACTCATCATGGCTCATTCTGTTTGTCGGAATATTATGTATGGCTGTCGGTTACTTCTATACAGGAGGACCAGTACCAATTTCATGGACACCGTTCGGAGAAATCTTCGCAGGCTTCTTTATGGGATATGTCATCATTATGATTACGTTCTATATTCAGACAGGTCACTTACATGCCTATCCTGCAATCGCCAGCATCCCTGTATCTATTAATATCGGTATGATCAATATGGCAAACAACATTCGTGACCGCGTGAAAGATAAAGTAAGCGGTAGAAAGACATTCGTTATTCTTGTCGGTAAGACGCTTGCAATCTATACGATGGCTGCACTTTACCTTGTCAGTTTTCTCGCAGTCTTCTACTTAGTATTTACGAAGCCATACGGTTCGCTATTTATGTTACTTGTACTTCTGAGCTTTAACTTACCGATTAAGGCAGTACGTCGATTCTTACACGGTAATACACCGATTGAACTGATGCCAGCGATGAAAGTAACTGGACAGTTCAATACAGTATTTGGTCTGCTGTTTGCACTTGGTCTTTACCTGGCCGGCCTGACAGCAATTTAATATTATCAATAAAAAGAGCGATGTTAGAAAATTTCTTTTCTAACATCGCTCTTTCTTATAATAACATTTTACGCATGGTCAAAGAATTCGTTTAAACGATCCACAACTTCTTGTGTATCGCTTTCTGTTACCGCATCTTTTAAACCTGCTTGATTTAAATCGATTGTATATTGATCTGAGTGATAATGCACAATAATGTTTGTTCCACTCACTTCGTATGAAGAAGGCTCAATCTCATGTGCTTCTTCTTCACCATGATGTTCTCTATAATCCATGCCAATTTGACCTAATTTTAATTCTGCATATGATACAAGTTTATCGATATTTGTCATATTATCCTCCAAAATTAGTTTCTGATATTTTTATTCTAATAAACTGTGTCATTTCAGGCAAGTCATCGTTCTTAATCATACGAATCGTATAAGACTTATCACTTAAATGTTCACGATTGACCTTTAAGAATAAATTCCCAAAACTATCTTCTTGTTTCTCGAAATCTACATCTTCGACATTATGATATGGAATAATATCATAATACTTACGCTTTGATTTTGGTTTACTATGAATGAGCACGATTCTGTCATTAAGCAATAGAATTAATCCTGATTGATTTAAGTTGATCTGACTATAAGAAGCGAAATAGATCATTTCTTTATTCTTTATATCCTTACAAATTACTTTCAGCAACTTTATAAAGAATCTACGTTCAGATTTTTTAATTCGTTTAAAGATCTTAGAGAATCTTTTATATCGTACTGGATATGTAAGATTCGCGAGAACCTTTCGTGTTGAGAATTTATCTTGCATGACGCCCACCTTTTATCGTTAGTTTATTCATAATTTATACATCCATTAAATGTATTGCACATTAAATAATTATAGTAAAAAAGAGACTCTTTTCGCAAAAAGAATCTCAGTTAGCGGAAGGTAAGGGATTCGAACCCTTGAAACGCGGTTAGCGTTTACACACTTTCCAGGCGTGCTCCTTCGGCCAGCTCGGACAACCTTCCTAATAAAAAAATCAGAAGCGATATTTCACTTCTGATTATATGACCCCTACGGGATTCGAACCCGTGTTACCGCCGTGAAAGGGCGGTGTCTTAACCGCTTGACCAAGGGGCCTTATGGCTCCACAGGTAGGACTCGAACCTACGACCGATCGGTTAACAGCCGATAGCTCTACCACTGAGCTACTGTGGATCAATGGAGCG
This region includes:
- a CDS encoding enolase C-terminal domain-like protein yields the protein MECTELNLYTYEAPFKVPIKTNLVQMNERKVLVVGIVIDGVEYFAEVNSFETPWYHYETIATSIDNCRDIFNSIKHIDIPSIEALQPYLKVDAPNASSAFDVIAYQYFNPLKSVTVPIGETLHQGVSSFNHDSKRIKLKMHHNIAEQVQTIRESSNIPIVIDANGLLQEDHFELLNTLSQYDISYIEQPFKHIKLYDALLKRHPHIPLAIDESATDRQTIQAFRDIGVTTAVVKYSRIGGITKVQSLPKQMTYVSGGMYEFGLSKYVTAMLGEQFGTVPDVTKRGTYFEHDFTTYDEAVSDGCLTMTPPVVQKEQLTQL
- the menE gene encoding o-succinylbenzoate--CoA ligase, whose amino-acid sequence is MEWLKDSATKVPHKTAIIYNDDTITYAMLYRHALKVAHALHHYNRIALIAENTLVNVYMIHGAMLAGTEIVMINKHLTAAEVVRQMKSVQVDTLFTTKEMNIDAINTNTFVNDALRAHTTYTPVQNNKDDILSIMFTSGTTGVQKAVPQTYGNHEASAALCKQTFTYSSQSVWLDTLPLFHISGLSILLRAVMDHCTVVLHDGFHEAQIIDDLNTYKVTHLSLVPQTLERLLHHGLEPSYLQGILVGGAKLDERILTQSLKRNLPIYTSFGMTETCSQMITATPDDIAQARNSVGRINDNFKLFDCVDGIGEIGVRGEHVMHGYLYPEQANVHAFRDGFFMTGDIGYIQDDYLYILDRRKDLIISGGENIYPSEIEQVILNNTEIHAIAVIPKSDAQWGQVPVCVYEADDDLDEKIINVLCDRLAKYKHPKQFIRTDSLIRTSNGKVSRHKVKEWFDGMY
- the menB gene encoding 1,4-dihydroxy-2-naphthoyl-CoA synthase, translated to MMTRVWETIKEYNEIKYEYFEGIGKITINRPHVRNAFTPNTVMEMIDAFSRARDDQRIGAIILTGEGDMAFCSGGDQKVRGHGGYVGDDNIPRLNVLDLQRLIRVIPKPVIAMVRGYAIGGGHVLHIVCDLTIAADNARFGQTGPKVGSFDAGYGSGYLARIVGHKKAREIWYLCRQYDAQEALDMGLVNTVVPLAEVEDETVKWCKEILQHSPTALRFLKAAMNADTDGLAGLQQFAGDATLLYYTSDEAKEGRDAFKEKREPNFDQFPKFP
- the menH gene encoding 2-succinyl-6-hydroxy-2,4-cyclohexadiene-1-carboxylate synthase, which produces MLNYKRITHNHSDVLVMIHGFLGNVHTFEPYIDKLEEHVDIILVECPGHGEGSDFKATWDFPYISQALIETIAQFHYSNVYLYGYSMGGRIALYTAIHYRDYIHKLILESSTPGLETTDAQIARIKQDLQQSASMITDYAAFVKRWEQLPLFKTYHPLSHVAEVRQRNTRLNHEPLAVAKALIDYGTGKQPNLWPHLPELKQPVLLLTGSLDTKFCTIAKRMHTMLPNSTHTIIDAGHTIHVENSQIFDTIIVSFIKEENHD
- the menD gene encoding 2-succinyl-5-enolpyruvyl-6-hydroxy-3-cyclohexene-1-carboxylic-acid synthase, with protein sequence MNDALTQQVFHLVKRMRDYGIEEVVISPGSRSTPLAIACELHEQMTTYIHPDERSAAFFALGLIKATNKPVAILCTSGTAASNYVPAVTEAFISHLPLVVLTSDRPHELRNVGAPQAINQVGMFQNFIMYERDFPIADDTTGTVNFIEHVMQQASAHFKGPMRGPVHFNIPFREPLLPDIKQKHLLSYMPVPEVLYQKSFNVHLMRPVLSLGNGLIIAGDAQQEDLTQLLIFSTIHHIPIIADPLSQLRDTRHPNVITTGDSAFKALANVQPGYVIRVGHAVVSKPINQWLAALDVPQVLVQSRTTPDTFPKVPDLFIEMTANDFFRQLAEEQPVDNREWLKYWQTLNDFITNQIHQHTQVVTDEGRAIYHIFSQIEDNEVLFLGNSMPIRDCDTFFTQFNGKPFCNRGANGIDGVVSTAMGMAVHKKVTLIIGDISFYHDLNGLIMKKLEGININIVVFNNNGGGIFSYLPQKEDGTYFERLFGTPLDIDFKHAAALYEFNYYKYNVFDNITLPKSGANIIEVITDREENLNAHRQLQHTLKEKLNAEL
- a CDS encoding isochorismate synthase; this encodes MPVDLTLKAIYQYPYEGVTHEAAIFRHFAEYKGERYLYINKEKSLKIIGIGVQSLIARSTIDPVGVEAAFHKQTADAQLHGDSKLHLKLFGGFYFDEAESPHFDTFSKSHFVIPKIQIIIEEAASWIIFTDPALDRERICSDLMSLPSVDIQHNALVHSEDVELDKFRLNAIEAIQKMQQSAFDKVVLSRKRQLTMTSPIEVETLIDAASRNHELSYTMVMESGSKTFISKTPEQLVAVKDGVIYTNAIAGTMPKTVSDAKDLLQSDEKNLHEHRIVVQSIEQDLAPFSQNIIMKDYPEILENQFLYHLYTPIKAKLNNGSTLRVTRALHPTPALGGYPKIEAMAFLEKAGEHRGLYGAPVGYVDAQGDGEFIVAIRSMVIEDNRAILFAGCGIVEDSEVESEVYETEIKFKPMLQMLGVPHHE
- a CDS encoding 1,4-dihydroxy-2-naphthoate polyprenyltransferase — encoded protein: MSEHLQTHSGLKKYYHLMRPHTLTASFVPVLVGTACARYFTEIRMDMLILMLIACLLIQAATNMFNEYFDYKRGLDDHTSVGIGGAIVRNGMSPKSVYNLAVAFYIIAAIIGIYICANSSWLILFVGILCMAVGYFYTGGPVPISWTPFGEIFAGFFMGYVIIMITFYIQTGHLHAYPAIASIPVSINIGMINMANNIRDRVKDKVSGRKTFVILVGKTLAIYTMAALYLVSFLAVFYLVFTKPYGSLFMLLVLLSFNLPIKAVRRFLHGNTPIELMPAMKVTGQFNTVFGLLFALGLYLAGLTAI
- a CDS encoding PH domain-containing protein yields the protein MQDKFSTRKVLANLTYPVRYKRFSKIFKRIKKSERRFFIKLLKVICKDIKNKEMIYFASYSQINLNQSGLILLLNDRIVLIHSKPKSKRKYYDIIPYHNVEDVDFEKQEDSFGNLFLKVNREHLSDKSYTIRMIKNDDLPEMTQFIRIKISETNFGG